From a region of the Pieris brassicae chromosome 13, ilPieBrab1.1, whole genome shotgun sequence genome:
- the LOC123717681 gene encoding ATP-dependent RNA helicase DDX3Y isoform X4 has product MSNVTNQNGTGLEQQLAGLDLQPQAPKSSGRYIPPHLRKQLEAKPSEGRESSSQNGDAERFENDRWTSERSRGSRDIREPREPTRDVRKDEDFNEPPQPRNDRWKEPEPREDRSNSRWPSDDVRRTASRRGEVHSNDWTVPLPRDERQELELFGTGNTGINFSKYEDIPVEASGENVPDFITSFEDVNLTEIMRSNIASARYDKPTPVQKYAIPIVLGRRDVMACAQTGSGKTAAFLVPILNQIYEAGPVKNMGAVRRTGHKQYPLGLVLAPTRELATQIYDEARKFAYRSRVRPCVVYGGSPIYEQFRELDRGCHLLVATPGRLVDMLARGRVALDHCRHLVLDEADRMLDMGFEPQIRKIVECHTMPKTGERQTLMFSATFPKQIQVLAQDFLYNYVFLAVGRVGSTSENITQKVVWVEEQDKRSFLLDLLNASNLLQRAPSEDDQLTLVFVETKKGADQLEEFLDRDGYPVTSIHGDRSQREREDALRRFRSGQTPILVATAVAARGLDIPHVRHVINFDLPSDVEEYVHRIGRTGRMGNLGVATSFFNDSNRGLARDLVELLVEAKQDVPNWLTSTAADGRAGGGGRRAGSRSGGTRFATGNGFGARDFRTQSRQQPRSAGPSMGNVSYSGFGYGGGSYGGNYGGSYGGGGGGGGGGPDWWDS; this is encoded by the exons ATGAGTAATGTTACCAACCAAAATGGAACAGGTCTAGAGCAGCAG CTTGCTGGTCTGGACTTGCAGCCTCAGGCTCCTAAGAGTTCTGGCCGCTACATTCCTCCACATCTGCGCAAGCAGTTGGAGGCCAAACCTTCTGaag GTCGAGAATCCAGCAGTCAGAATGGCGATGCTGAGCGATTTGAGAACGATCGCTGGACATCAGAGCGCAGTCGCGGATCGCGCGACATTCGCGAGCCTCGAGAGCCGACGAGGGACGTCAGGAAGGACGAGGACTTCAACGAGCCTCCTCAGCCCAGGAACGATCGTTGGAAGGAGCCCGAGCCGAGGGAGGACCGTTCCAACTCACGCTGGCCCTCGGACGACGTCCGTCGTACTGCATCTCGCAGGGGCGAGGTTCACTCg aacGACTGGACAGTCCCGCTACCTCGCGACGAGCGGCAGGAGTTGGAGCTGTTTGGCACGGGCAACACTGGCATCAACTTCTCCAAGTACGAGGATATACCGGTCGAGGCCAGCGGCGAGAACGTGCCGGATTTCATTACAAGC tttgaGGATGTTAACTTGACGGAAATAATGCGGTCGAACATAGCGTCCGCCAGATACGACAAGCCGACCCCGGTGCAGAAGTACGCGATCCCTATTGTGCTGGGGCGGCGTGACGTCATGGCCTGTGCGCAGACCGGCTCCGGGAAGACGGCCGCCTTTCTCGTTCCCATCCTCAACCAGATTTACGAGGCCGGGCCTGTTAAGAATATGGG CGCGGTCCGAAGAACAGGCCACAAGCAATACCCGTTAGGTCTGGTGCTGGCACCGACTCGTGAACTGGCAACACAGATCTATGATGAAGCCAGGAAGTTCGCCTATCGCTCGCGGGTTAGGCCCTGTGTTGt CTACGGCGGTTCCCCAATCTACGAGCAGTTCCGCGAACTGGACCGCGGCTGCCACCTCCTAGTGGCGACTCCCGGCCGTTTAGTCGATATGTTAGCCCGCGGCCGGGTCGCCCTCGACCACTGTCGCCATCTGGTGCTGGACGAGGCCGATCGGATGCTGGACATGGGATTCGAGCCCCAGATAAGGAAGATCGTCGAGTGCCACACGATGCCCAAGACCGGTGAACGGCAGACGTTGATGTTTTCGGCCACCTTCCCCAAGCAGATCCAGGTGCTCGCGCAGGACTTCCTCTATAATTATGTGTTCTTGGCTGTCGGTCGCGTTGGATCCACCTCGGAGAATATTACACAGAAG GTCGTCTGGGTCGAAGAGCAGGACAAAAGGTCGTTTTTGTTGGATCTGTTGAATGCTTCCAACCTCTTGCAGCGCGCGCCCTCTGAGGACGACCAGCTCACCCTCGTCTTTGTCGAGACTAAGaaag gtgCGGATCAACTGGAAGAGTTTCTGGACCGCGATGGCTACCCAGTGACATCCATTCACGGAGATCGCTCTCAACGCGAAAGAGAGGACGCCCTGCGCAGATTTCGGTCCGGACAGACTCCAATACTCGTGGCCACTGCTGTCGCCGCTAGAG GTCTGGACATCCCCCACGTACGTCACGTGATCAACTTCGACTTACCCTCGGACGTGGAGGAGTACGTTCACCGTATCGGACGTACCGGACGTATGGGGAACCTCGGGGTAGCGACTTCGTTTTTCAACGACTCGAACCGGGGCCTCGCCAGGGACCTGGTGGAACTGCTGGTCGAGGCTAAGCAGGATGTGCCAAA tTGGCTAACGAGCACGGCCGCGGACGGACGTGCGGGTGGTGGCGGTAGACGTGCCGGAAGTCGCTCCGGCGGAACCCGGTTTGCCACCGGAAACGGCTTCGGGGCAAGGGACTTCCGGACGCAGTCAAGACAGCAGCCGAGGTCCGCGGGACCTTCCATGGGTAATG TGAGCTATTCAGGTTTCGGATACGGCGGCGGCTCATATGGGGGCAACTATGGCGGCTCGTACGGCGGCGGCGGCGGCGGTGGCGGCGGCGGACCTGACTGGTGGGACTCTTAA
- the LOC123717681 gene encoding putative ATP-dependent RNA helicase Pl10 isoform X1, whose product MSNVTNQNGTGLEQQLAGLDLQPQAPKSSGRYIPPHLRKQLEAKPSEGEGSKRQSLDSEGSDSRSSYGGNSRTYDRGGRRDDRERDRDHENDRGYDQRYPRTNRGRESSSQNGDAERFENDRWTSERSRGSRDIREPREPTRDVRKDEDFNEPPQPRNDRWKEPEPREDRSNSRWPSDDVRRTASRRGEVHSNDWTVPLPRDERQELELFGTGNTGINFSKYEDIPVEASGENVPDFITSFEDVNLTEIMRSNIASARYDKPTPVQKYAIPIVLGRRDVMACAQTGSGKTAAFLVPILNQIYEAGPVKNMGAVRRTGHKQYPLGLVLAPTRELATQIYDEARKFAYRSRVRPCVVYGGSPIYEQFRELDRGCHLLVATPGRLVDMLARGRVALDHCRHLVLDEADRMLDMGFEPQIRKIVECHTMPKTGERQTLMFSATFPKQIQVLAQDFLYNYVFLAVGRVGSTSENITQKVVWVEEQDKRSFLLDLLNASNLLQRAPSEDDQLTLVFVETKKGADQLEEFLDRDGYPVTSIHGDRSQREREDALRRFRSGQTPILVATAVAARGLDIPHVRHVINFDLPSDVEEYVHRIGRTGRMGNLGVATSFFNDSNRGLARDLVELLVEAKQDVPNWLTSTAADGRAGGGGRRAGSRSGGTRFATGNGFGARDFRTQSRQQPRSAGPSMGNVSYSGFGYGGGSYGGNYGGSYGGGGGGGGGGPDWWDS is encoded by the exons ATGAGTAATGTTACCAACCAAAATGGAACAGGTCTAGAGCAGCAG CTTGCTGGTCTGGACTTGCAGCCTCAGGCTCCTAAGAGTTCTGGCCGCTACATTCCTCCACATCTGCGCAAGCAGTTGGAGGCCAAACCTTCTGaag GAGAAGGGTCTAAGCGTCAAAGCTTAGATAGTGAGGGGTCGGACAGCCGTTCATCATACGGAGGCAACTCTAGAACGTACGACCGTGGTGGTCGgcgcgacgaccgcgaacgtgACCGCGACCATGAGAACGATCGCGGCTACGATCAGCGATACCCGCGCACTAACCGCG GTCGAGAATCCAGCAGTCAGAATGGCGATGCTGAGCGATTTGAGAACGATCGCTGGACATCAGAGCGCAGTCGCGGATCGCGCGACATTCGCGAGCCTCGAGAGCCGACGAGGGACGTCAGGAAGGACGAGGACTTCAACGAGCCTCCTCAGCCCAGGAACGATCGTTGGAAGGAGCCCGAGCCGAGGGAGGACCGTTCCAACTCACGCTGGCCCTCGGACGACGTCCGTCGTACTGCATCTCGCAGGGGCGAGGTTCACTCg aacGACTGGACAGTCCCGCTACCTCGCGACGAGCGGCAGGAGTTGGAGCTGTTTGGCACGGGCAACACTGGCATCAACTTCTCCAAGTACGAGGATATACCGGTCGAGGCCAGCGGCGAGAACGTGCCGGATTTCATTACAAGC tttgaGGATGTTAACTTGACGGAAATAATGCGGTCGAACATAGCGTCCGCCAGATACGACAAGCCGACCCCGGTGCAGAAGTACGCGATCCCTATTGTGCTGGGGCGGCGTGACGTCATGGCCTGTGCGCAGACCGGCTCCGGGAAGACGGCCGCCTTTCTCGTTCCCATCCTCAACCAGATTTACGAGGCCGGGCCTGTTAAGAATATGGG CGCGGTCCGAAGAACAGGCCACAAGCAATACCCGTTAGGTCTGGTGCTGGCACCGACTCGTGAACTGGCAACACAGATCTATGATGAAGCCAGGAAGTTCGCCTATCGCTCGCGGGTTAGGCCCTGTGTTGt CTACGGCGGTTCCCCAATCTACGAGCAGTTCCGCGAACTGGACCGCGGCTGCCACCTCCTAGTGGCGACTCCCGGCCGTTTAGTCGATATGTTAGCCCGCGGCCGGGTCGCCCTCGACCACTGTCGCCATCTGGTGCTGGACGAGGCCGATCGGATGCTGGACATGGGATTCGAGCCCCAGATAAGGAAGATCGTCGAGTGCCACACGATGCCCAAGACCGGTGAACGGCAGACGTTGATGTTTTCGGCCACCTTCCCCAAGCAGATCCAGGTGCTCGCGCAGGACTTCCTCTATAATTATGTGTTCTTGGCTGTCGGTCGCGTTGGATCCACCTCGGAGAATATTACACAGAAG GTCGTCTGGGTCGAAGAGCAGGACAAAAGGTCGTTTTTGTTGGATCTGTTGAATGCTTCCAACCTCTTGCAGCGCGCGCCCTCTGAGGACGACCAGCTCACCCTCGTCTTTGTCGAGACTAAGaaag gtgCGGATCAACTGGAAGAGTTTCTGGACCGCGATGGCTACCCAGTGACATCCATTCACGGAGATCGCTCTCAACGCGAAAGAGAGGACGCCCTGCGCAGATTTCGGTCCGGACAGACTCCAATACTCGTGGCCACTGCTGTCGCCGCTAGAG GTCTGGACATCCCCCACGTACGTCACGTGATCAACTTCGACTTACCCTCGGACGTGGAGGAGTACGTTCACCGTATCGGACGTACCGGACGTATGGGGAACCTCGGGGTAGCGACTTCGTTTTTCAACGACTCGAACCGGGGCCTCGCCAGGGACCTGGTGGAACTGCTGGTCGAGGCTAAGCAGGATGTGCCAAA tTGGCTAACGAGCACGGCCGCGGACGGACGTGCGGGTGGTGGCGGTAGACGTGCCGGAAGTCGCTCCGGCGGAACCCGGTTTGCCACCGGAAACGGCTTCGGGGCAAGGGACTTCCGGACGCAGTCAAGACAGCAGCCGAGGTCCGCGGGACCTTCCATGGGTAATG TGAGCTATTCAGGTTTCGGATACGGCGGCGGCTCATATGGGGGCAACTATGGCGGCTCGTACGGCGGCGGCGGCGGCGGTGGCGGCGGCGGACCTGACTGGTGGGACTCTTAA
- the LOC123717681 gene encoding putative ATP-dependent RNA helicase Pl10 isoform X3, producing MSNVTNQNGTGLEQQLAGLDLQPQAPKSSGRYIPPHLRKQLEAKPSEGEGSKRQSLDSEGSDSRSSYGGNSRTYDRGGRRDDRERDRDHENDRGYDQRYPRTNRGRESSSQNGDAERFENDRWTSERSRGSRDIREPREPTRDVRKDEDFNEPPQPRNDRWKEPEPREDRSNSRWPSDDVRRTASRRGEVHSNDWTVPLPRDERQELELFGTGNTGINFSKYEDIPVEASGENVPDFITSFEDVNLTEIMRSNIASARYDKPTPVQKYAIPIVLGRRDVMACAQTGSGKTAAFLVPILNQIYEAGPVKNMGAVRRTGHKQYPLGLVLAPTRELATQIYDEARKFAYRSRVRPCVVYGGSPIYEQFRELDRGCHLLVATPGRLVDMLARGRVALDHCRHLVLDEADRMLDMGFEPQIRKIVECHTMPKTGERQTLMFSATFPKQIQVLAQDFLYNYVFLAVGRVGSTSENITQKVVWVEEQDKRSFLLDLLNASNLLQRAPSEDDQLTLVFVETKKGADQLEEFLDRDGYPVTSIHGDRSQREREDALRRFRSGQTPILVATAVAARGLDIPHVRHVINFDLPSDVEEYVHRIGRTGRMGNLGVATSFFNDSNRGLARDLVELLVEAKQDVPNWLTSTAADGRAGGGGRRAGSRSGGTRFATGNGFGARDFRTQSRQQPRSAGPSMGNGFGYGGGSYGGNYGGSYGGGGGGGGGGPDWWDS from the exons ATGAGTAATGTTACCAACCAAAATGGAACAGGTCTAGAGCAGCAG CTTGCTGGTCTGGACTTGCAGCCTCAGGCTCCTAAGAGTTCTGGCCGCTACATTCCTCCACATCTGCGCAAGCAGTTGGAGGCCAAACCTTCTGaag GAGAAGGGTCTAAGCGTCAAAGCTTAGATAGTGAGGGGTCGGACAGCCGTTCATCATACGGAGGCAACTCTAGAACGTACGACCGTGGTGGTCGgcgcgacgaccgcgaacgtgACCGCGACCATGAGAACGATCGCGGCTACGATCAGCGATACCCGCGCACTAACCGCG GTCGAGAATCCAGCAGTCAGAATGGCGATGCTGAGCGATTTGAGAACGATCGCTGGACATCAGAGCGCAGTCGCGGATCGCGCGACATTCGCGAGCCTCGAGAGCCGACGAGGGACGTCAGGAAGGACGAGGACTTCAACGAGCCTCCTCAGCCCAGGAACGATCGTTGGAAGGAGCCCGAGCCGAGGGAGGACCGTTCCAACTCACGCTGGCCCTCGGACGACGTCCGTCGTACTGCATCTCGCAGGGGCGAGGTTCACTCg aacGACTGGACAGTCCCGCTACCTCGCGACGAGCGGCAGGAGTTGGAGCTGTTTGGCACGGGCAACACTGGCATCAACTTCTCCAAGTACGAGGATATACCGGTCGAGGCCAGCGGCGAGAACGTGCCGGATTTCATTACAAGC tttgaGGATGTTAACTTGACGGAAATAATGCGGTCGAACATAGCGTCCGCCAGATACGACAAGCCGACCCCGGTGCAGAAGTACGCGATCCCTATTGTGCTGGGGCGGCGTGACGTCATGGCCTGTGCGCAGACCGGCTCCGGGAAGACGGCCGCCTTTCTCGTTCCCATCCTCAACCAGATTTACGAGGCCGGGCCTGTTAAGAATATGGG CGCGGTCCGAAGAACAGGCCACAAGCAATACCCGTTAGGTCTGGTGCTGGCACCGACTCGTGAACTGGCAACACAGATCTATGATGAAGCCAGGAAGTTCGCCTATCGCTCGCGGGTTAGGCCCTGTGTTGt CTACGGCGGTTCCCCAATCTACGAGCAGTTCCGCGAACTGGACCGCGGCTGCCACCTCCTAGTGGCGACTCCCGGCCGTTTAGTCGATATGTTAGCCCGCGGCCGGGTCGCCCTCGACCACTGTCGCCATCTGGTGCTGGACGAGGCCGATCGGATGCTGGACATGGGATTCGAGCCCCAGATAAGGAAGATCGTCGAGTGCCACACGATGCCCAAGACCGGTGAACGGCAGACGTTGATGTTTTCGGCCACCTTCCCCAAGCAGATCCAGGTGCTCGCGCAGGACTTCCTCTATAATTATGTGTTCTTGGCTGTCGGTCGCGTTGGATCCACCTCGGAGAATATTACACAGAAG GTCGTCTGGGTCGAAGAGCAGGACAAAAGGTCGTTTTTGTTGGATCTGTTGAATGCTTCCAACCTCTTGCAGCGCGCGCCCTCTGAGGACGACCAGCTCACCCTCGTCTTTGTCGAGACTAAGaaag gtgCGGATCAACTGGAAGAGTTTCTGGACCGCGATGGCTACCCAGTGACATCCATTCACGGAGATCGCTCTCAACGCGAAAGAGAGGACGCCCTGCGCAGATTTCGGTCCGGACAGACTCCAATACTCGTGGCCACTGCTGTCGCCGCTAGAG GTCTGGACATCCCCCACGTACGTCACGTGATCAACTTCGACTTACCCTCGGACGTGGAGGAGTACGTTCACCGTATCGGACGTACCGGACGTATGGGGAACCTCGGGGTAGCGACTTCGTTTTTCAACGACTCGAACCGGGGCCTCGCCAGGGACCTGGTGGAACTGCTGGTCGAGGCTAAGCAGGATGTGCCAAA tTGGCTAACGAGCACGGCCGCGGACGGACGTGCGGGTGGTGGCGGTAGACGTGCCGGAAGTCGCTCCGGCGGAACCCGGTTTGCCACCGGAAACGGCTTCGGGGCAAGGGACTTCCGGACGCAGTCAAGACAGCAGCCGAGGTCCGCGGGACCTTCCATGGGTAATG GTTTCGGATACGGCGGCGGCTCATATGGGGGCAACTATGGCGGCTCGTACGGCGGCGGCGGCGGCGGTGGCGGCGGCGGACCTGACTGGTGGGACTCTTAA
- the LOC123717681 gene encoding putative ATP-dependent RNA helicase Pl10 isoform X2, which translates to MSNVTNQNGTGLEQQLAGLDLQPQAPKSSGRYIPPHLRKQLEAKPSEGEGSKRQSLDSEGSDSRSSYGGNSRTYDRGGRRDDRERDRDHENDRGYDQRYPRTNRGRESSSQNGDAERFENDRWTSERSRGSRDIREPREPTRDVRKDEDFNEPPQPRNDRWKEPEPREDRSNSRWPSDDVRRTASRRGEVHSNDWTVPLPRDERQELELFGTGNTGINFSKYEDIPVEASGENVPDFITSFEDVNLTEIMRSNIASARYDKPTPVQKYAIPIVLGRRDVMACAQTGSGKTAAFLVPILNQIYEAGPVKNMGAVRRTGHKQYPLGLVLAPTRELATQIYDEARKFAYRSRVRPCVVYGGSPIYEQFRELDRGCHLLVATPGRLVDMLARGRVALDHCRHLVLDEADRMLDMGFEPQIRKIVECHTMPKTGERQTLMFSATFPKQIQVLAQDFLYNYVFLAVGRVGSTSENITQKVVWVEEQDKRSFLLDLLNASNLLQRAPSEDDQLTLVFVETKKGADQLEEFLDRDGYPVTSIHGDRSQREREDALRRFRSGQTPILVATAVAARGLDIPHVRHVINFDLPSDVEEYVHRIGRTGRMGNLGVATSFFNDSNRGLARDLVELLVEAKQDVPNWLTSTAADGRAGGGGRRAGSRSGGTRFATGNGFGARDFRTQSRQQPRSAGPSMGNGEYGTELSLRETCIPLTPILVVQCSIDQLQAEPSC; encoded by the exons ATGAGTAATGTTACCAACCAAAATGGAACAGGTCTAGAGCAGCAG CTTGCTGGTCTGGACTTGCAGCCTCAGGCTCCTAAGAGTTCTGGCCGCTACATTCCTCCACATCTGCGCAAGCAGTTGGAGGCCAAACCTTCTGaag GAGAAGGGTCTAAGCGTCAAAGCTTAGATAGTGAGGGGTCGGACAGCCGTTCATCATACGGAGGCAACTCTAGAACGTACGACCGTGGTGGTCGgcgcgacgaccgcgaacgtgACCGCGACCATGAGAACGATCGCGGCTACGATCAGCGATACCCGCGCACTAACCGCG GTCGAGAATCCAGCAGTCAGAATGGCGATGCTGAGCGATTTGAGAACGATCGCTGGACATCAGAGCGCAGTCGCGGATCGCGCGACATTCGCGAGCCTCGAGAGCCGACGAGGGACGTCAGGAAGGACGAGGACTTCAACGAGCCTCCTCAGCCCAGGAACGATCGTTGGAAGGAGCCCGAGCCGAGGGAGGACCGTTCCAACTCACGCTGGCCCTCGGACGACGTCCGTCGTACTGCATCTCGCAGGGGCGAGGTTCACTCg aacGACTGGACAGTCCCGCTACCTCGCGACGAGCGGCAGGAGTTGGAGCTGTTTGGCACGGGCAACACTGGCATCAACTTCTCCAAGTACGAGGATATACCGGTCGAGGCCAGCGGCGAGAACGTGCCGGATTTCATTACAAGC tttgaGGATGTTAACTTGACGGAAATAATGCGGTCGAACATAGCGTCCGCCAGATACGACAAGCCGACCCCGGTGCAGAAGTACGCGATCCCTATTGTGCTGGGGCGGCGTGACGTCATGGCCTGTGCGCAGACCGGCTCCGGGAAGACGGCCGCCTTTCTCGTTCCCATCCTCAACCAGATTTACGAGGCCGGGCCTGTTAAGAATATGGG CGCGGTCCGAAGAACAGGCCACAAGCAATACCCGTTAGGTCTGGTGCTGGCACCGACTCGTGAACTGGCAACACAGATCTATGATGAAGCCAGGAAGTTCGCCTATCGCTCGCGGGTTAGGCCCTGTGTTGt CTACGGCGGTTCCCCAATCTACGAGCAGTTCCGCGAACTGGACCGCGGCTGCCACCTCCTAGTGGCGACTCCCGGCCGTTTAGTCGATATGTTAGCCCGCGGCCGGGTCGCCCTCGACCACTGTCGCCATCTGGTGCTGGACGAGGCCGATCGGATGCTGGACATGGGATTCGAGCCCCAGATAAGGAAGATCGTCGAGTGCCACACGATGCCCAAGACCGGTGAACGGCAGACGTTGATGTTTTCGGCCACCTTCCCCAAGCAGATCCAGGTGCTCGCGCAGGACTTCCTCTATAATTATGTGTTCTTGGCTGTCGGTCGCGTTGGATCCACCTCGGAGAATATTACACAGAAG GTCGTCTGGGTCGAAGAGCAGGACAAAAGGTCGTTTTTGTTGGATCTGTTGAATGCTTCCAACCTCTTGCAGCGCGCGCCCTCTGAGGACGACCAGCTCACCCTCGTCTTTGTCGAGACTAAGaaag gtgCGGATCAACTGGAAGAGTTTCTGGACCGCGATGGCTACCCAGTGACATCCATTCACGGAGATCGCTCTCAACGCGAAAGAGAGGACGCCCTGCGCAGATTTCGGTCCGGACAGACTCCAATACTCGTGGCCACTGCTGTCGCCGCTAGAG GTCTGGACATCCCCCACGTACGTCACGTGATCAACTTCGACTTACCCTCGGACGTGGAGGAGTACGTTCACCGTATCGGACGTACCGGACGTATGGGGAACCTCGGGGTAGCGACTTCGTTTTTCAACGACTCGAACCGGGGCCTCGCCAGGGACCTGGTGGAACTGCTGGTCGAGGCTAAGCAGGATGTGCCAAA tTGGCTAACGAGCACGGCCGCGGACGGACGTGCGGGTGGTGGCGGTAGACGTGCCGGAAGTCGCTCCGGCGGAACCCGGTTTGCCACCGGAAACGGCTTCGGGGCAAGGGACTTCCGGACGCAGTCAAGACAGCAGCCGAGGTCCGCGGGACCTTCCATGGGTAATGGTGAGTATGGCACGGAGTTGTCACTCAGGGAAACGTGTATCCCTTTGACACCCATCT TAGTGGTACAGTGTTCGATCGATCAACTACAAGCTGAGCCGAGCTGCTGa